The following proteins are encoded in a genomic region of Thiomonas sp. X19:
- a CDS encoding AlpA family transcriptional regulator, whose amino-acid sequence MKKNLAVHAPEKPQFVMPPGEEPIFIERQLVEQLVCLKRTAIHRLTRRGEFPRGIKISGTVGKTGGKVVWIKQEIQFWVRQQIDDKRSELGQYIDNMARLGEHV is encoded by the coding sequence ATGAAAAAGAACCTTGCAGTGCACGCACCGGAGAAGCCGCAGTTCGTCATGCCTCCCGGTGAGGAGCCGATCTTCATTGAGCGCCAGTTGGTCGAGCAACTGGTGTGTCTGAAGCGAACGGCAATCCACAGACTGACGCGCAGGGGTGAGTTCCCGCGTGGAATCAAAATCTCGGGCACCGTCGGGAAAACAGGCGGCAAGGTGGTCTGGATCAAGCAGGAAATCCAGTTTTGGGTGCGTCAGCAGATCGACGACAAGCGAAGCGAGCTTGGGCAGTACATCGACAACATGGCGCGTCTGGGGGAACACGTATGA
- a CDS encoding AlpA family transcriptional regulator: MADKILVTAVEGAHMLSMGRSTFWRAVGAGMLPQPVRIGGLTRWRVADLMRAVDPVSLPARPSTADAQRE; the protein is encoded by the coding sequence ATGGCTGACAAGATTCTCGTCACTGCTGTGGAAGGCGCGCACATGCTGTCGATGGGCCGCTCCACGTTCTGGCGCGCTGTCGGCGCCGGCATGCTGCCGCAGCCGGTGCGCATCGGCGGTCTCACCCGCTGGCGGGTTGCGGATCTGATGCGAGCTGTCGATCCCGTCAGTCTGCCTGCTAGGCCATCCACCGCCGACGCTCAGCGCGAGTAG